A single region of the Fodinicurvata sp. EGI_FJ10296 genome encodes:
- the glyS gene encoding glycine--tRNA ligase subunit beta: MAEFFLEILSEEIPARMQARAADELRRLFAAALTDAGLPHDGGTAHVTPRRLALSIGGMPIRQDDRVEERKGPKVDAPEKAVEGFLRATGLTLDQCEQRETPKGNIWYAVIQKPGRPTAEVLTQTISTVLSGFGWPKSMRWGDRPFRWVRPLRQIVALFDGVVLDGGFEPDARTRFAFGDTTVGHRFMAPGPITVTGMADYAAQLLDAKVVLDRDDRKRLIEDGARARAAEAGLTLRDDPGLIDEVAGLVEWPVALLGHFDTAFLDVPPEVLTTSMRTHQRYFALERPDGTLAPNFVVIANIEAADGGKAVVEGNQRVLQARLSDAKFFWDQDRKSPLASRVPKLSEVTFHARLGTMAEKVDRMVALAGTLAPLLGCPIDQATRAATLAKADLVTGMVGEFPELQGIIGGYYATAEHEDAAVAAAIGGHYAPLGPNDQCPDDPVTAAVALADKLDTLVGFFGIDEKPTGSRDPYALRRAALGIIRITVENGYRLSLSSLFDEAASLYGHHVEAGPDLKTELLAFFADRLKVVLRDSGVRHDLIDAVFAAATEDDLVRLLARVRALESFLKTDDGANLLVAYRRAANIVRIEAKKDGQRAEDYAPVEPEMLTDAAETTLHAAIMATDEQIGPLTAQDRFEDAMTVFAGLRGPVDAFFDTVTVNAEDGAIRRNRLALLQAMVTTMDRVATFSRIEG; encoded by the coding sequence ATGGCGGAATTCTTTCTCGAAATCCTCTCCGAAGAAATCCCCGCGCGCATGCAGGCGCGGGCGGCGGACGAGTTGCGACGCCTGTTCGCGGCCGCGCTGACCGACGCCGGTCTGCCCCATGACGGCGGCACCGCCCATGTCACGCCGCGCCGGCTGGCTTTGTCGATCGGCGGCATGCCGATCCGGCAGGACGACCGGGTCGAGGAACGCAAGGGCCCGAAGGTCGATGCGCCGGAAAAGGCGGTCGAGGGGTTCCTGCGCGCTACGGGACTGACGCTGGACCAATGCGAACAGCGCGAAACGCCCAAAGGCAATATCTGGTACGCAGTGATCCAGAAACCCGGCCGCCCGACGGCCGAGGTGCTGACCCAAACGATTTCGACGGTGCTTTCGGGATTCGGCTGGCCGAAATCCATGCGCTGGGGCGACAGACCGTTCCGCTGGGTCAGGCCGCTTCGCCAGATCGTCGCGCTTTTCGATGGCGTGGTGCTGGATGGCGGGTTCGAGCCCGACGCCCGAACCCGCTTCGCATTCGGCGATACTACTGTCGGCCATCGCTTCATGGCGCCCGGACCGATCACGGTTACCGGAATGGCCGATTACGCCGCCCAGCTGCTGGACGCAAAGGTCGTTCTCGACCGGGACGACCGCAAGCGCCTGATCGAGGACGGCGCCCGCGCCCGTGCCGCCGAAGCCGGGTTGACGCTGCGTGACGATCCCGGGCTGATCGATGAAGTTGCCGGACTGGTCGAATGGCCGGTCGCACTGCTGGGCCATTTCGACACCGCCTTTCTGGATGTTCCGCCGGAAGTGCTGACCACATCCATGCGGACTCATCAGCGTTATTTCGCCCTTGAACGGCCTGACGGCACCCTGGCGCCGAATTTCGTCGTCATCGCGAATATCGAGGCCGCCGATGGCGGCAAGGCCGTTGTCGAGGGCAACCAGCGCGTGCTTCAGGCACGGCTGAGCGACGCCAAGTTCTTCTGGGACCAGGACCGCAAATCACCCCTGGCCAGCCGTGTCCCCAAGTTGAGTGAAGTGACATTCCACGCGCGGCTGGGCACCATGGCCGAAAAGGTCGACCGGATGGTGGCGCTCGCCGGGACCCTGGCGCCCCTGCTCGGATGCCCGATCGATCAGGCGACACGTGCTGCCACACTGGCAAAGGCCGACCTCGTAACCGGCATGGTCGGTGAATTCCCGGAACTGCAGGGCATCATCGGCGGGTACTATGCCACCGCCGAGCACGAAGATGCCGCCGTGGCCGCTGCAATCGGCGGTCACTATGCGCCGCTCGGCCCGAACGACCAGTGTCCCGACGATCCGGTCACAGCCGCCGTCGCCCTCGCCGACAAGCTGGATACCCTGGTCGGCTTTTTCGGCATCGACGAGAAACCGACCGGCAGCCGCGACCCGTATGCGTTGCGGCGCGCTGCGCTCGGGATCATCCGGATCACCGTCGAGAACGGCTATCGGCTGTCGCTGTCATCGCTGTTCGACGAGGCGGCGTCGCTGTACGGCCACCACGTCGAAGCCGGCCCCGACCTTAAAACAGAACTGCTGGCCTTCTTCGCCGACAGACTCAAGGTCGTTTTGCGCGACAGCGGGGTCCGGCACGACCTGATCGACGCCGTGTTCGCCGCCGCGACCGAAGACGATCTGGTGCGCCTGCTGGCCCGGGTCCGGGCGCTGGAATCATTCCTGAAAACCGACGACGGCGCCAATCTGCTGGTTGCGTATCGGCGAGCGGCGAACATCGTCCGGATCGAGGCCAAAAAGGACGGCCAGCGCGCCGAAGATTATGCGCCGGTAGAACCTGAGATGCTCACCGACGCGGCGGAGACCACACTTCACGCGGCAATCATGGCCACGGACGAACAGATCGGTCCGCTCACGGCGCAGGACCGGTTCGAAGACGCAATGACAGTATTTGCCGGCCTTCGCGGGCCGGTGGACGCCTTTTTCGATACGGTGACCGTGAACGCCGAGGACGGCGCCATTCGGCGGAATCGTCTGGCGCTGCTTCAGGCGATGGTCACCACGATGGACCGCGTGGCAACATTCAGCCGAATAGAAGGCTGA
- the ppdK gene encoding pyruvate, phosphate dikinase, producing the protein MTKWVYNFGGGEADGRSDMRDLLGGKGANLAEMSTLGLPVPPGFTISTAVCTHFYDNGRRYPDDLNAAVDEAIARIEKRLGMGFGDAHNPLLVSVRSGARASMPGMMDTVLNLGLNDETAEGLAKKTGDRRFALDSYRRFIQMYSGVVLGVDHYLFEDVLDSTKRANGFTLDTDLTAADWEEVIEGYKRVVADETPDGFPQDAREQLWGAVGAVFGSWQNQRAITYRRLHNIPDAWGTAVTVQAMVFGNMGNDCATGVAFTRDPSTGENVFYGEYLINAQGEDVVAGIRTPQSLTRAARENAGSRLPSMEEEMPAVFGQLVDIRDRLEAHYKDMQDIEFTIQQGDLFILQTRNGKRTAPAALKIAVDLCHDGVIDESEAVRRVEPASLDQLLHPRLDPDAERNVIAKGLPASPGAAAGIIVLNADDAEARAGRGETVILVREETSPEDIHGMHAAAGIVTTRGGMTSHAAVVARGMGRPCVSGVGGIRIDEQAGKVIVAGHTLAAGDRLTIDGGTGEVMLGDVGTIQPTLSGDFATLMAWADKHRRMRVRANAETPADARTALSFGAEGIGLCRTEHMFFDQERITEVRRMILSTTETARRAALDRLLPMQRSDFVELFTIMRGFPVTIRLLDPPLHEFLPRSDGDFADVAEAAGVDVPTVRHRALQLHESNPMLGHRGCRLGITYPEIYEMQVRAILEAAVEVARESGDTVIPEIMIPLAFSREELDILKTMIDRVATEVGAGEKLTYLVGTMIELPRAALCADKLAQSAEFFSFGTNDLTQTTLGISRDDATNFMGAYVDQGILDRDPFTTLDQEGVGQLVRLGVERGRETRPDIKLGICGEHGGDPDSISFCESVGLDYVSCSPFRVPIARLAAAQASLKSDPPGHRTG; encoded by the coding sequence ATGACCAAGTGGGTCTACAATTTCGGCGGCGGCGAAGCCGACGGTCGATCCGACATGCGCGACCTGTTGGGCGGCAAGGGCGCCAATCTGGCGGAGATGAGCACGCTGGGCCTGCCGGTGCCGCCAGGCTTCACGATCTCGACCGCCGTGTGCACCCACTTCTACGACAACGGCCGGCGGTATCCCGACGACCTGAATGCCGCCGTCGACGAGGCGATTGCCCGCATCGAGAAGCGGCTGGGCATGGGATTCGGTGACGCGCACAACCCGCTGCTTGTTTCGGTGCGCTCCGGCGCCAGGGCGTCGATGCCGGGCATGATGGATACGGTCCTCAACCTGGGCCTCAACGACGAAACGGCAGAAGGTCTGGCGAAGAAGACCGGCGACCGCCGCTTTGCCCTCGATAGCTATCGCCGCTTCATTCAGATGTATTCAGGCGTGGTGCTGGGTGTCGATCACTACCTGTTCGAAGACGTGCTCGACAGCACCAAGCGCGCCAACGGGTTCACACTGGACACCGACCTGACAGCCGCCGACTGGGAAGAAGTGATCGAAGGCTACAAGCGGGTCGTCGCCGACGAAACACCCGATGGCTTTCCCCAGGACGCCCGCGAGCAGCTATGGGGCGCCGTCGGTGCTGTTTTCGGTTCATGGCAGAACCAGCGCGCCATCACCTATCGCCGGCTGCACAACATCCCCGATGCCTGGGGCACGGCCGTCACCGTTCAGGCGATGGTGTTCGGCAATATGGGCAATGACTGCGCCACCGGCGTCGCCTTCACCCGTGACCCCTCCACCGGCGAAAACGTCTTCTATGGCGAATACCTGATCAATGCCCAGGGCGAGGACGTCGTTGCCGGCATTCGCACACCGCAGTCATTGACCAGAGCGGCTCGCGAAAATGCCGGCTCGAGACTGCCCAGCATGGAAGAAGAAATGCCGGCGGTGTTCGGCCAGTTGGTCGATATCCGCGACCGGCTGGAAGCCCACTACAAGGACATGCAGGATATCGAGTTCACCATACAGCAAGGCGACCTCTTCATACTGCAGACCCGCAACGGCAAGCGAACGGCACCCGCCGCCCTGAAGATCGCCGTCGACCTCTGCCATGACGGCGTGATCGACGAATCCGAAGCCGTCCGCCGGGTCGAGCCTGCCAGTCTCGATCAGTTGCTCCACCCGCGCCTGGACCCGGACGCCGAGCGCAATGTCATCGCCAAGGGACTGCCGGCATCGCCCGGCGCGGCAGCCGGGATCATCGTGCTCAATGCCGACGACGCCGAAGCGCGTGCCGGTCGCGGCGAAACCGTCATTCTGGTGCGCGAGGAAACCAGCCCGGAAGACATTCACGGTATGCACGCCGCCGCCGGAATCGTGACCACGCGCGGCGGCATGACGAGCCACGCCGCCGTGGTGGCGCGCGGTATGGGACGCCCGTGCGTCTCCGGCGTCGGTGGAATCCGAATCGACGAACAAGCCGGCAAGGTCATTGTCGCCGGGCATACACTGGCTGCCGGCGACCGGCTGACCATCGACGGCGGCACGGGCGAGGTGATGCTGGGCGACGTCGGTACCATCCAGCCAACCCTGTCCGGCGATTTCGCGACCCTGATGGCATGGGCGGACAAGCACCGCCGCATGCGTGTGCGGGCAAACGCCGAGACGCCTGCCGATGCCCGGACCGCGCTATCCTTCGGCGCCGAAGGTATCGGCCTGTGCCGGACCGAGCACATGTTCTTCGACCAGGAGCGGATCACCGAGGTGCGCCGCATGATCCTGTCGACGACCGAGACCGCCCGCCGCGCCGCCCTGGACCGGCTGCTGCCGATGCAACGCAGCGACTTCGTCGAACTTTTCACCATTATGCGCGGGTTTCCGGTCACGATCAGGCTACTGGATCCGCCACTGCACGAATTCCTGCCCCGGTCGGACGGCGATTTCGCCGATGTTGCGGAAGCCGCGGGCGTGGATGTTCCCACGGTGCGCCACCGGGCGCTGCAACTGCATGAATCCAACCCGATGCTGGGGCATCGCGGCTGCCGCCTCGGAATCACCTATCCCGAAATCTACGAAATGCAGGTCCGCGCGATCCTGGAAGCCGCGGTCGAGGTCGCCCGCGAAAGCGGCGATACGGTCATCCCGGAAATCATGATCCCACTGGCCTTTTCGCGTGAGGAACTCGACATCCTGAAGACGATGATCGACCGGGTCGCAACCGAAGTGGGCGCGGGAGAAAAGCTGACATATCTCGTCGGAACCATGATCGAATTGCCGCGCGCCGCGCTGTGCGCGGACAAACTGGCCCAATCGGCCGAGTTCTTTTCGTTCGGCACCAACGATCTTACCCAGACGACACTCGGCATCAGCCGGGACGACGCGACCAATTTCATGGGGGCGTATGTCGATCAGGGTATCCTCGATCGCGATCCGTTCACCACCCTCGATCAGGAAGGCGTCGGTCAACTCGTCCGCCTGGGCGTCGAACGCGGGCGCGAGACCCGGCCCGATATCAAGCTCGGCATCTGCGGCGAGCATGGCGGCGATCCTGACAGCATCAGCTTCTGCGAATCCGTCGGGCTCGACTATGTGTCCTGCTCGCCGTTCCGCGTTCCGATTGCGCGGCTGGCAGCGGCGCAGGCAAGCCTGAAATCGGACCCGCCGGGACACAGAACAGGATGA
- a CDS encoding alpha/beta hydrolase, which yields MDADGASSADEAVAAKHWPGPTIDRVVTKDGLSIRRGRWQARSPSRGIALLMSGRTEFMEKYAETAADLTHRGYDVVGWDWRGQGLSDGRPPSNPSMGHVTDFSGYLADVATVVDSIDKSAIRIVLGHSMGGHMALRAVAAGLIAPPSMVLSAPMVGLRPVAGVPVRLIAAMARLMVAIGRGSTYPPGQSDGSAPKRQTFDGNCLTSDPLRFAVQSKWTDHNPGLTVGGPSWAWFLAAYRSCRLLSQPESIAKLTMPVTIVQAGQEELVDNAAQDRLVDKLGNARLVRIDEARHEILMERDALRDRFWEAFDATADMIANAS from the coding sequence ATGGACGCTGACGGGGCGAGTTCGGCGGATGAAGCGGTCGCGGCCAAACATTGGCCGGGACCGACGATCGATCGGGTCGTCACGAAAGACGGCCTGTCGATCCGGCGCGGCCGGTGGCAGGCACGATCGCCGTCCCGCGGCATCGCCCTGCTGATGAGCGGCCGTACGGAGTTCATGGAGAAATACGCAGAGACCGCCGCCGATCTGACTCACCGCGGCTATGACGTCGTCGGCTGGGACTGGCGCGGTCAGGGACTGTCGGACGGCCGCCCCCCGTCCAATCCTTCCATGGGCCATGTGACCGATTTCAGCGGCTATCTCGCCGATGTCGCGACCGTCGTCGATTCGATCGACAAATCGGCCATACGCATCGTGCTCGGCCACTCCATGGGCGGGCACATGGCGCTTCGGGCGGTGGCGGCGGGGCTGATCGCGCCACCGTCGATGGTCCTCAGCGCCCCGATGGTCGGTCTTCGGCCCGTGGCCGGCGTGCCGGTCCGGCTGATCGCCGCGATGGCACGGCTGATGGTCGCCATCGGCCGGGGCTCGACCTATCCGCCCGGTCAGAGCGACGGCAGCGCCCCCAAACGCCAGACCTTCGACGGCAATTGCCTGACCAGCGATCCGCTGCGCTTTGCGGTGCAGTCGAAATGGACCGATCACAACCCCGGCCTGACCGTTGGCGGTCCAAGCTGGGCCTGGTTTCTGGCCGCCTATCGGTCCTGCCGCCTGTTGTCGCAACCGGAGTCGATCGCGAAACTGACGATGCCTGTGACGATCGTACAGGCCGGCCAGGAAGAACTGGTCGACAACGCTGCCCAGGATCGTCTGGTCGACAAGCTCGGGAACGCACGGCTGGTCAGGATCGACGAGGCGCGTCACGAAATCCTGATGGAGCGCGACGCCTTGCGCGACCGATTCTGGGAAGCCTTCGACGCCACTGCCGACATGATCGCGAACGCGTCCTGA
- a CDS encoding DUF3006 domain-containing protein, with protein sequence MDRMLYTVDRLSDGVAVLIGDDGTAYEIDAGRLPAGAGEGAVLRSHLDEFQLDEGERQHRADRIRSKLQALRDR encoded by the coding sequence ATGGACAGAATGCTTTACACGGTCGACCGCTTATCCGACGGCGTTGCGGTCCTGATCGGCGATGATGGTACGGCGTACGAGATCGACGCCGGGCGACTGCCGGCCGGGGCGGGCGAGGGTGCGGTCCTGCGATCGCACCTGGACGAGTTTCAACTCGACGAAGGCGAGCGGCAGCACCGGGCGGATCGTATCCGCAGCAAGTTGCAGGCGCTTCGCGACCGATGA
- a CDS encoding 6,7-dimethyl-8-ribityllumazine synthase, translated as MTSIIHRPRGTRVAFIQAGWHGDIVGQAREAFFARMAERGTPAANIDVIDVPGAFEIPLTAKLLAGSGKYAGIVGCGFVVDGGIYRHDFVAHAVLNGLMSVQLETGVPVLSAVLTPHHFHESAEHHRFFHDHFTVKGREVADACATMIGKVAELTE; from the coding sequence ATGACCTCCATCATCCACAGGCCGCGCGGCACCCGCGTTGCCTTCATCCAGGCCGGCTGGCACGGCGACATTGTCGGTCAGGCGCGCGAGGCCTTTTTCGCAAGAATGGCGGAACGCGGCACACCGGCCGCCAATATCGACGTCATTGATGTTCCCGGCGCCTTCGAGATCCCGTTGACGGCCAAGCTTCTTGCCGGGAGCGGCAAATACGCTGGCATCGTGGGCTGTGGGTTCGTCGTCGACGGCGGCATCTACCGCCACGACTTCGTGGCCCACGCCGTGCTCAACGGTCTGATGTCGGTACAACTCGAAACCGGCGTTCCGGTGCTGTCGGCGGTTCTGACGCCGCATCATTTCCATGAGAGCGCCGAGCACCACCGGTTCTTCCACGACCATTTCACGGTCAAGGGCCGTGAGGTCGCCGACGCCTGCGCCACCATGATCGGCAAGGTGGCTGAACTGACCGAATAG
- a CDS encoding MBL fold metallo-hydrolase gives MPRDPGIYPRRTGVRPGNGVRRLLVASTVLLWAGSVQADLDVHFIDVGQGDAVLLATADARILVDGGGAGGQVSDYLAALGVTDLDLVVATHAHADHIGGLTDLLQAGDIAVDALWYNGQTHTTVTFETFIDAIAAAPGIDYREPVRGDRVSIDGIGVSVLHPATSAADATGDLHDSMIILRADYGQTSVLLTGDAEVALEASLLETGISVHADILKLGHHGSSTSTSVAFLEAVSPEIAVYQAAADNRYGHPDDAVLARLAAADIAVYGTDTHGTVVARSDGKNWAVPDIDGAPLMAAAACVDLNAATPDRLAEIVHIGPARAEAVAAARPFGSIDELGRVPGIGPARLADIAAQGLACGP, from the coding sequence ATGCCCCGCGATCCTGGAATCTATCCCCGCCGAACCGGTGTTCGCCCCGGAAATGGGGTTCGGCGTCTTCTCGTCGCGTCCACCGTCCTGTTGTGGGCCGGCTCCGTTCAGGCTGACCTAGACGTTCATTTCATCGATGTCGGTCAGGGCGATGCGGTACTACTGGCCACCGCCGATGCCCGGATCCTCGTGGACGGAGGCGGCGCCGGCGGGCAGGTGAGTGACTATCTGGCCGCGCTGGGCGTTACCGATCTCGATCTTGTGGTGGCGACACATGCGCATGCAGACCACATCGGCGGTCTCACGGATCTGCTGCAAGCCGGTGACATTGCGGTTGACGCCCTCTGGTATAATGGCCAGACCCATACCACCGTCACATTCGAAACGTTCATCGATGCAATCGCTGCTGCACCCGGTATTGATTATCGGGAACCGGTTCGTGGCGACCGAGTGTCGATCGACGGCATCGGGGTCTCGGTCCTCCATCCGGCAACATCGGCCGCCGATGCCACAGGTGACCTGCACGACAGCATGATCATCCTGCGTGCCGATTATGGGCAAACCAGCGTTCTGCTAACGGGCGATGCCGAGGTGGCGTTGGAAGCGAGCCTTCTGGAAACCGGAATCTCCGTCCATGCCGACATTCTGAAATTGGGACACCACGGATCGTCAACCAGCACCTCGGTTGCTTTCCTTGAAGCGGTGTCGCCGGAAATCGCGGTCTATCAGGCAGCGGCGGACAATCGCTATGGCCACCCCGATGACGCCGTGCTGGCCCGTCTGGCAGCTGCCGATATCGCAGTCTATGGAACCGATACCCACGGTACGGTCGTCGCGCGCAGCGACGGGAAAAACTGGGCGGTTCCGGACATTGACGGGGCTCCTCTAATGGCGGCGGCGGCATGTGTGGACCTGAACGCCGCCACGCCGGATCGGCTGGCGGAGATCGTCCATATCGGGCCTGCCCGCGCCGAGGCGGTTGCCGCAGCGCGCCCCTTTGGCAGCATCGACGAGTTGGGCCGCGTGCCGGGAATTGGACCGGCCCGCCTTGCCGATATCGCCGCCCAGGGGCTGGCCTGCGGTCCCTGA
- a CDS encoding DUF2076 domain-containing protein, whose translation MDKSDREAIDDLFDKVAKAERQGGDRDPEAEAHIRSKLDEHPAAPYYMGQAIVMLEEALGRSNDRIAQLEEELQKRPAGGFLSGIFGGGDSPVPPPTQRHAHDGGSPSDQVGRGGGFLGSAAGTGMAMIGGAMLGYGLASGFGNDAEAAEAGAEQRPAEGTDDGGGDIGGGAGDFDMDF comes from the coding sequence ATGGATAAATCGGACCGCGAAGCGATTGACGATCTCTTCGACAAGGTAGCGAAGGCGGAACGGCAGGGCGGCGACCGCGATCCGGAGGCGGAGGCCCATATTCGCAGCAAACTGGACGAGCATCCGGCTGCTCCCTACTACATGGGGCAAGCCATCGTGATGCTGGAAGAAGCCTTGGGCCGGTCCAATGACCGCATTGCCCAGCTCGAAGAAGAGCTCCAGAAGCGTCCGGCGGGTGGCTTCCTGTCCGGTATCTTCGGCGGTGGCGACAGCCCGGTTCCGCCGCCCACACAGCGGCATGCCCATGATGGCGGATCCCCGTCGGACCAAGTGGGCCGCGGTGGCGGGTTTCTGGGCTCAGCCGCTGGCACCGGAATGGCCATGATCGGCGGTGCCATGTTGGGTTACGGCCTGGCATCCGGTTTCGGCAACGACGCCGAAGCCGCGGAAGCGGGCGCCGAGCAGCGCCCGGCGGAGGGTACGGACGATGGAGGCGGCGATATCGGGGGCGGCGCGGGCGATTTCGATATGGATTTCTAG
- a CDS encoding DUF2336 domain-containing protein, whose translation MSDRLTEEDVARLLSDPSVESRASLTPKLAGQIDTEGLSDRARAMAEDIIRRLSADASDLVRTTLAENLKMSPHVPRDVARQLASDIDSVSMPILEYSSVLTQDDLVELVAQASEDGQVAVARRTDLNDTVADALLDRASGRVAETIAENTSAPLGDTVLGRIADEHGSSTSVSQSLKSRPALSATVAERLVARMSDHLSKVLTERQALPESVATDLVLNARERATLSIASSEADRELLGLVEQLKRAGRLSPSLLFRAVCVGDTGFFEAGIATLASIPVHNARVLIYDQGKVAFRRLYDKAALPERLFPAFRMAVDLVNDTDMRSADFDPQSYSRMMMERVLTQASDLHPEEADYLLGRLLDIAPGTTDSRPSN comes from the coding sequence ATGAGCGACCGGCTCACGGAAGAAGACGTTGCCAGGCTGCTGTCGGATCCATCGGTTGAATCGCGCGCCAGTCTGACTCCCAAACTGGCAGGCCAGATCGATACCGAGGGCCTGAGCGATCGCGCCCGGGCCATGGCCGAGGATATTATCCGCAGACTTTCCGCCGATGCGTCGGATCTCGTTCGGACGACGCTGGCGGAGAACCTGAAGATGTCGCCGCATGTGCCACGCGATGTGGCGCGGCAACTGGCTTCGGACATTGACAGCGTGTCCATGCCCATCCTGGAATACTCGTCCGTACTCACGCAAGACGATCTGGTGGAACTGGTCGCGCAGGCAAGCGAAGACGGGCAGGTTGCGGTTGCCCGCCGAACGGATCTGAACGATACCGTCGCCGATGCGCTGCTGGACCGCGCTTCCGGCCGGGTCGCCGAGACGATTGCGGAGAACACGTCGGCACCCCTCGGTGATACCGTATTGGGCCGTATCGCTGACGAACATGGCAGCAGCACGTCCGTGAGCCAATCGCTCAAGAGCCGCCCCGCCTTGTCGGCTACGGTTGCCGAACGCCTCGTTGCCAGAATGTCGGATCACCTGAGCAAGGTTCTGACAGAGAGGCAGGCGTTGCCGGAATCCGTTGCGACCGATCTGGTTCTGAACGCGCGGGAACGCGCCACGCTCTCAATTGCCTCCAGCGAGGCCGACCGCGAACTACTCGGTCTCGTTGAGCAACTGAAACGCGCCGGTCGACTGTCGCCGTCACTGCTGTTCAGGGCCGTCTGCGTCGGCGATACCGGCTTCTTCGAGGCCGGGATTGCGACGCTTGCCAGCATACCGGTCCATAATGCGCGCGTGCTGATCTACGATCAGGGCAAGGTGGCTTTCCGCCGCCTGTACGACAAGGCCGCGCTGCCGGAGCGGCTGTTCCCGGCGTTCCGGATGGCGGTCGATCTGGTCAACGATACAGATATGCGCAGTGCAGATTTCGATCCGCAATCCTATAGCAGGATGATGATGGAACGCGTCCTCACCCAGGCATCCGATCTGCACCCCGAAGAAGCCGACTATCTGCTGGGACGGCTGCTGGACATCGCGCCGGGCACGACCGACAGCCGCCCATCCAACTGA
- a CDS encoding cytochrome c family protein — protein MMLKFPRFGLAVGLLPLVLAACGDQGADEAAVDEDPQVAAGRSAFQVCSSCHVIDEERHRAGPHLVGLFGREAGGAGGFRYSAAMVDSGIVWNEESLDDFLAAPRSVVPGNRMSFAGLRDGDERAALIAFLREATAEQ, from the coding sequence ATGATGCTGAAATTTCCCCGCTTCGGCCTCGCCGTCGGACTCCTGCCGCTCGTGCTGGCCGCATGCGGCGACCAGGGCGCTGATGAGGCGGCGGTCGACGAAGACCCGCAGGTCGCAGCCGGCCGATCGGCGTTCCAGGTCTGCTCGTCCTGCCACGTGATCGATGAAGAGCGTCATCGCGCAGGGCCCCACCTCGTCGGCCTTTTCGGACGCGAAGCTGGCGGCGCCGGTGGGTTCCGGTACTCTGCGGCCATGGTCGACAGCGGCATCGTCTGGAACGAGGAAAGCCTGGATGATTTTCTGGCTGCCCCCCGTAGCGTAGTCCCCGGCAACCGGATGTCATTCGCCGGCCTGCGCGACGGTGACGAGCGCGCTGCCCTGATCGCATTCCTCCGCGAGGCGACGGCAGAGCAATGA
- a CDS encoding 3-keto-5-aminohexanoate cleavage protein — MKNEDDSALPRPIESPLPWGAPCIVMVAPNGARRTQADHPALPLTPAEMARTASACLEAGAAAIHVHVRDAELQHSIDTGAYVEMIDAIRGAVGEGLFLQITTEAVGRFTPAEQMATVRAVRPESASVAVRELIPPDADDAHLSVVESFIDWCGTENIALQYIVYDAVDLERFNTLRARGVIPDESAFLQLVLGKYATNRFCAPPELLPYLGVLREGDIWSVCAFGPLEGPALLGAAMLGGHGRIGFENNIYHLNGEPAASNAEQVAGLVSGIRSLGRDLARADDIRELLANR; from the coding sequence ATGAAGAACGAAGACGATTCCGCGCTCCCCCGACCGATCGAGTCGCCATTGCCATGGGGGGCGCCATGCATCGTCATGGTCGCTCCCAATGGTGCGCGCCGCACCCAGGCGGATCATCCGGCATTGCCCCTGACGCCGGCCGAGATGGCCCGCACGGCGTCGGCTTGCCTGGAGGCGGGGGCGGCGGCGATTCACGTACATGTGCGCGACGCGGAATTGCAGCACAGCATTGATACCGGTGCTTACGTGGAAATGATCGACGCGATTCGCGGCGCGGTCGGCGAGGGTCTGTTCCTGCAGATCACGACCGAGGCGGTGGGCCGCTTCACGCCGGCGGAACAAATGGCGACGGTGCGGGCGGTCCGGCCGGAATCGGCGTCGGTGGCCGTTCGGGAACTGATTCCGCCCGACGCCGACGATGCGCATCTTTCAGTCGTGGAGTCCTTCATCGACTGGTGCGGCACTGAGAATATTGCCCTTCAGTACATTGTGTATGATGCCGTTGATCTGGAGCGATTCAACACATTAAGGGCGCGTGGCGTCATCCCGGATGAAAGCGCCTTTCTTCAACTCGTGCTCGGCAAATATGCGACGAACCGTTTCTGCGCGCCGCCGGAACTGTTGCCTTATCTCGGTGTGCTGCGGGAGGGCGATATCTGGTCGGTCTGCGCATTCGGCCCGCTGGAGGGACCGGCGCTTCTCGGCGCGGCGATGCTGGGCGGGCATGGCCGCATCGGCTTCGAAAACAACATCTACCATCTGAACGGCGAACCGGCCGCCTCCAACGCCGAACAGGTGGCGGGTTTGGTCTCGGGCATCCGTTCGCTGGGCCGGGACCTGGCCCGGGCCGACGACATTCGCGAACTGCTGGCGAATCGTTGA